TATGTGCGCGGCGAGGTGGAATCGCTGGCGAAGAACACGGATCTGAGCCGGTTCATTCTATGATCGCACACTCCATGTCATGGCCGGCCTTGTGCCGACCATCCCGATAAGGTGAAGCGCCGCGTTTCATGCAATCGGGATCATCGGGACAAGCCCGGTGATGACGACGTGGAACCAGCGTCCCGATTCGCGACTTGCATCGGGATGAATCCGGACCTGCAGGACCTGAAGGAGAAGGCGCTGACGATCCATCGGCGCCTCTGCGAGGTCTATGGCTGTCCGATCCCCTACTTTCATTCCCTCGATCCCGTCAGCGAGCTGATCTCCTCGCTTCTGTCCCATCGCACCCGCAACGCGGATTCGGGCCGCGCCTTCAAGGCGCTGAAAGGCCGTTATGCGGATTGGCGCGCCATGATGAACGCGCCGACGGCCGAAGTGGAGGAGACGATCCAGGGCGTCACGTGGCCCGAGCAGAAGGCGCCGCGCCTGCAAGCGGTGCTGCACGCCATCGAGGAGCGGCATGGCAGCCTTTCGCTCGATTTCCTCGACACCATGCCGGTCGACGAGGCGAGGGCGTGGCTCGAGAGCATTCCTGGGATCGGACCGAAGACGAGTGCGGCTGTGCTGTCGTTCTCGAAGCTGCGGAAGGCCGCCCTGCCGGTCGACAGCCATCATCACCGCGTCGCGCAGCGCACGGGCCTGATCCCGCAATCGACGGCGGTCGGACCATCCCATGCGGTGCTCGCCGCCCTGCTTCCCGACGATTGGGACGCACAACAGGTTTACGACCACCACGAAGTCATGATGCTGCACGGGCAACGCTGCTGCTTCTTCAAGAACCCGGCCTGCGAACGCTGCGCGGTCCTTGGTCTGTGTCCGACGGGACAGGGACGGATGGAGGGAAGACCAACCGTGATGCGGCAGCCCGAGACGGGGCCGGACCTTCACTCCTCACGTGCCCGCGAGCGATAGAGCGGGTTCCTCGAAAGCGGAACCATTCAAGGCTTCCTCGCGTTTTCTTCCCATCCTGGTAGGAGCCGGCCATGCGAAAACTCATCTTCGCCGCTTTGGCCACAGCCGTGCTCGTTCCGGCATCGTTGTTCGCCGGTTCAGCCTCCGCGCAAGTGGCGCCGTTTTCAAAGTTCCAGCAGCTCATCGATCACAATCAGATCACGATTGCCTATGCCGCTCGCGGCGGCCGTGGCGGTGGGGGGCGCGTTCATGGCGCCTCCATGAGAAGGCCGGTCGGCATGCATGCCGGTGGCTACCGGGGCTATCGCGGCAATGTAGCCCGTGCTGGCATGTATCGGGGTAACATGGCTCGCGGCGGGGTATATCGGGGCAATGTTGCGCGGGCAGGAGCCTATCGCGGCGTCGCGACCCGCTCCTATGCGGGGCGATACCATAACGGTCGCTATTATAACCGGCCCTATGCCGCCTATGGACGTCCCTATTATCGCGGCGCGTATTACGGCGGATACTATCGGCCGTATTATGGTGGCTCTTACTACCCCTACGGCTACGGTGCTGCAGCGGCAACGGGCGCTCTGATCGGCGGCGCCATCGCATCGCAGCCCACGGTGACGGGAAGCGTCGGGTCGAATGACTCCGCTTATTGTGCGCAGCGTTACAGATCGTACAATCCGGCAACCGGCACATTTACCGGTTATGATGGACGGCAGCATTCCTGCCCATAGCGACCTTTTTTATTCAGCAGAGCGAGACGGGCTGAAAAAGCCCGTCTTTTCTTTCGGCTGCTTTCGCATCTCGCCTTACAGGAAAAGACCCTCTTCTACGATCAGGAACCCTCACGTTCCCGCGAGACATGGCCCAAAATTCCTAAACCGAGGAACGACCTCCGGGCCGCGGGCGTTCGCCTCCAACGATTGGAGGAGTTATCCCATGCGTAAGTTTGTTATGGCCGCCTTGGCCACGGCGGCCCTTGGTACCTTCGGCCTTGCCGCTCCGGCGTCCGCCGCCGAGGCGCAGACGGCTCCCGTCAAGGAGCTCGTCGCCGCTATGAAGAAAGGCGAGGTTCAATCCGATTACGTGCAATATCGCCGTCATTACCGCGGCGGCCCGCGCTACGTGGAACGCCGTTACTACGCACCGCGTCGGTACTACGGAGATCGCTATTATTATCGCCGTGATCGCGGCAACGCCCTGGCGGCCGGCGCCCTGGGTCTCGCGACCGGCGCCATCATCGGCGGTGCCATCGCCCAGTCGCAGGCTCAGGCCGCTCCGACCTACGTGGCTCCGGGTGGCAGCGCGGCCGGCTACTGCGCCCAGCGCTTCAAGTCTTACGACCCGGCATCGGGCACCTATCTCGGCTACGATGGCCTGCGCCATCCCTGCCCGTAACTTGAGCAAAGCATGGATGAACGAAGCGGGCCTGGCGGCCCGCTTCTTTTTTGGAGATTACTTCGCCGCGATGACGGCGATCTCGACCTTGAAGGCCGGAGCGGCGAGCTTCGCCTCGACGGTGGCGCGGGCAGGCGCGTTGCCGGCCGGGACCCAAGCGTCCCACACGGCGTTCATCTCCTGGAACGTACCCATGTCGGTGAGCCAGATATTGGCCATCAGGATCTTCGACTTGTCGGTTCCGGCTTCGGCCAGGAGACTGTCGATGATCGAGAGGATTTCCTTCGTCTGCTCGGTGACGCTTTGCCCGGCGCTCTGGCTGGCGACCTGGCCGGCGAGATAGACCGTGTTGCCGTGAACGACCGCGCCGCTCATGCGCGGGCCTGGCTTGATGCGTTGAATCGTCATGACGTGCCTCTTTCCAGTCGATGAGGCTGCCCTTTTGGCCGCCCGGGAGCGAAGCGTAAAGGGCCGGCGGCCAAATTATGTGGATCGCTCAGACGCGCCGGCAATCCGGGAACCGGGCCGCCTCGCGGTCGTTCATGGCTTACTTGTGATGCGTATCGAGAATCGTTTCGTTCGAACAAGGTGCATCATGTCAAAGAAACTTCTCTTGAGCTTCGGTATCGCGGCCTCCCTGGCGTGCTCCTCCTACGCTCTCGCCAAGGACCAGCCGAATCAGGCCTTCATCAAGAAGGCGATCGAGGGCAACCTCGGCGAGGTCGCCGTGGGTCAGCTCGCCCAGCAGAAGGGCGCCAGCGACGCGGTCAAGAATTTCGGTCGCCAGCTCGAGACGGATCATTCCGCCGCGAACCAGAAGGCCATGTCCGTGGCAAACACCCTCAACGTGACGCCGCCGACCGAGCCGGGCAAGGAGCAGAAGGCGGTCTACCAGAAGCTCTCGAAGCTCTCGGGCGCCGCCTTCGACCGCGAGTTCATCAAGGAAGCGGTGGCTGACCACAAGAAGGATGTCGCGGAGTACGAGAAGGAATCCAAGCGGCAGAACGATCCTGCAGCCTCCTACGCGGGCGAGACCCTGCCGACGCTGCAGAACCATCTGCAAACGGCGCAATCCTTGTCGTCCGCGAAGACGCAATAGGAAGCCGGCACTTCAAGCATCGGACGTGACATCAAACCGGCGTCCGCTGCTTCAGTAGAGCGTGGTCTTCTGCCGTTCGGGCAGGGCTTTATCGTAAGCCTCGCCGTCGAAACGCTCGGGGCTCAGGGCCGCGAGAATCTGGCCCGCGCTCGGCAACGAGCCGCGCGCCACATGCTTGTCCGGGTTCCACAGCTCCGACCGCAGGATCGCGCGGGCGCATTGGAAGAACACGGCATCGACCGTGATCGCGATCACGGATTTCGGCGCCTTGCCGTCGATGGCGAAGCTCTCGAGCAGGGCAGGCTCCACCGAGATCACCGCACGGCCGTTGACGCGCAGGGTCTCGCCGATGCCGGGAATCAGGAACAGCAGTGCGACGTTCGGATCGCGCACGATATTGCGCAGGGAATCGACCCGGTTGTTGCCGCGCCGGTCGGGCAGGAGCAGGGTCTTCTCGTCCCGCACCCGTACGAAGCCGGGCCCGTCGCCGCGCGGCGAGCAATCGAGCCCCTCCGGCCCGCTTGTGGCCAGCGCCACGAAGGGCGCGACCTCGATGAGGGCCCGGTACTCGGGCACGATCCGGTCCGTCTCCTTCAGGAGCGAGCCCTTGCTGACCTCGCCGTAGAGCGATTCGAGTTCGGGCAGGGTGGTGATGATGTCGGGCATGTCTCGCGGGGCGGTCCAGGGATCGTGATTTGACAATCCGTACCTTGGTGCAAGTGCATGGTTGCAGGCAAGCCTGAAAGCCGATGCGGCTTGGCCTTTGTGAAAGGCTTGGCCTTTGTGAAAGACGCGTATGAAAATCCTTCCAGGCAAATCTGCCCCTGAACCGCTCGGCTCCGAGATCGCGATCCGGACGCGGGAGATCCGCCTGTTCACGGGCCTCGTGCTCGGCGCATTCCTGCTCACCCATTTTTCCAATCACGCCCTCGGCCTCGTCTCGGTCGAAGCGATGGAAGCCGGGCGCGTCTGGTTCAACCGCCTGTGGCGAAGCCCGGCCGGAACCGTGCTCCTCTACGGGTCGGTGCTCACGCATTTCCTTTTGGCCCTGCTGGCGCTCTACCGGCGCCGGAGCCTGCGCATGCCGTTCCGCGAGGCGGCTCAGCTGATCCTGGGCCTGAGCCTCCCGTTCCTCCTCGTCGCCCACGTGGTCGGGACACGGGTCGAATGGGCCCTGACCGGACACGATTCCGGCTATCCGGAAGTGGTTCGCAGCATCTGGATCCTCAATCCCGCCATCGGCGCGCGACAAGCCCTGGCCCTCGTGATCGCCTGGCTGCACGGATGCCTCGGGGTCTATTTCTGGCTGCGTCCGAAACCCTGGTTTCCACGCTCTGCGCTGATCCTTTACACGGGCGCGCTCCTCGTTCCGGTCCTGGCGCTGCTCGGCTTCGCGGAGGCGGGGCGGAGCATCGAGGAGGCACCGGATCGGTTCGGCTCCCTGCCGGTTCCTCCCGCGTCCGATCTCCTGCCGATGATCGGGCCCGGCCTTTACGTGGCTTTCGGGGGAATGATCGCCGCGACGCTGGCCGCCCGCCTCGTCCGCAGCCTGCGCCTGTGGTCGCGGCGGGTGCGGATCGTCTATCCGGGCGATCAGGTCGTGACCGTGCCTCTCGGCTTCAGCGTACTGGAGGCGAGCCGCATCGCCGGCATTCCGCATCTGTCGGTCTGCGGCGGGCGCGGGCGCTGCTCCACCTGCCGGGTGCGGGTGCTCGAAGGCGACCCGCACCAGCCGCCGCCCACCGCGCAGGAACGCGGCACGCTGGCGCGCATCAAGGCGGGACCCAATGTGCGCCTCGCCTGCCAGTTCCGGCCGACCCACGATGTCTCGGTGGTGCCGATCCTGTCGACGGGACGCAACGGCGTGGCCTCGCTCGTGCGCGGCGGCCGGGCCCAGGGGCAGGAGCAGGAGATCGCCGTTCTGTTCTGCGACCTGCGCGGTTTCACGAGCCTCGCGGAGCGGCGCCTGCCCTTCGACACGGTCTTCATCCTCAACCGCTATTTCGAGGCGGTGGGCGAATCCGTCGAGGATGCGGGCGGCTATATCGACAAGTTCATCGGCGACGGGGTTCTCGCCCTCTTCGGCCTCAAGTCCACGCCGCAGCAGGCCGCCCGGCAGGCTCTCGACGCGGCGCTCCGGATCAAGGCGGCGCTCAAGCATCTCAATGAGGAATACGAGAGCGAATTCGAGCAGCCCCTGAAGATCGCCATGGGCCTCCA
This region of Microvirga mediterraneensis genomic DNA includes:
- a CDS encoding BA14K family protein, with protein sequence MRKLIFAALATAVLVPASLFAGSASAQVAPFSKFQQLIDHNQITIAYAARGGRGGGGRVHGASMRRPVGMHAGGYRGYRGNVARAGMYRGNMARGGVYRGNVARAGAYRGVATRSYAGRYHNGRYYNRPYAAYGRPYYRGAYYGGYYRPYYGGSYYPYGYGAAAATGALIGGAIASQPTVTGSVGSNDSAYCAQRYRSYNPATGTFTGYDGRQHSCP
- a CDS encoding BA14K family protein, encoding MRKFVMAALATAALGTFGLAAPASAAEAQTAPVKELVAAMKKGEVQSDYVQYRRHYRGGPRYVERRYYAPRRYYGDRYYYRRDRGNALAAGALGLATGAIIGGAIAQSQAQAAPTYVAPGGSAAGYCAQRFKSYDPASGTYLGYDGLRHPCP
- a CDS encoding pyridoxamine 5'-phosphate oxidase family protein, with protein sequence MPDIITTLPELESLYGEVSKGSLLKETDRIVPEYRALIEVAPFVALATSGPEGLDCSPRGDGPGFVRVRDEKTLLLPDRRGNNRVDSLRNIVRDPNVALLFLIPGIGETLRVNGRAVISVEPALLESFAIDGKAPKSVIAITVDAVFFQCARAILRSELWNPDKHVARGSLPSAGQILAALSPERFDGEAYDKALPERQKTTLY
- a CDS encoding endonuclease III domain-containing protein, with the protein product MNPDLQDLKEKALTIHRRLCEVYGCPIPYFHSLDPVSELISSLLSHRTRNADSGRAFKALKGRYADWRAMMNAPTAEVEETIQGVTWPEQKAPRLQAVLHAIEERHGSLSLDFLDTMPVDEARAWLESIPGIGPKTSAAVLSFSKLRKAALPVDSHHHRVAQRTGLIPQSTAVGPSHAVLAALLPDDWDAQQVYDHHEVMMLHGQRCCFFKNPACERCAVLGLCPTGQGRMEGRPTVMRQPETGPDLHSSRARER
- a CDS encoding RidA family protein, whose protein sequence is MTIQRIKPGPRMSGAVVHGNTVYLAGQVASQSAGQSVTEQTKEILSIIDSLLAEAGTDKSKILMANIWLTDMGTFQEMNAVWDAWVPAGNAPARATVEAKLAAPAFKVEIAVIAAK
- a CDS encoding adenylate/guanylate cyclase domain-containing protein, with the translated sequence MKILPGKSAPEPLGSEIAIRTREIRLFTGLVLGAFLLTHFSNHALGLVSVEAMEAGRVWFNRLWRSPAGTVLLYGSVLTHFLLALLALYRRRSLRMPFREAAQLILGLSLPFLLVAHVVGTRVEWALTGHDSGYPEVVRSIWILNPAIGARQALALVIAWLHGCLGVYFWLRPKPWFPRSALILYTGALLVPVLALLGFAEAGRSIEEAPDRFGSLPVPPASDLLPMIGPGLYVAFGGMIAATLAARLVRSLRLWSRRVRIVYPGDQVVTVPLGFSVLEASRIAGIPHLSVCGGRGRCSTCRVRVLEGDPHQPPPTAQERGTLARIKAGPNVRLACQFRPTHDVSVVPILSTGRNGVASLVRGGRAQGQEQEIAVLFCDLRGFTSLAERRLPFDTVFILNRYFEAVGESVEDAGGYIDKFIGDGVLALFGLKSTPQQAARQALDAALRIKAALKHLNEEYESEFEQPLKIAMGLHAGPAIVGQMGYGQATSLTAVGDTINAASRLEGLAKELDVELVVSEDLATRAGLDLSSRDRQIVQIRGRAAPLGSWIIPEAGSLGR
- a CDS encoding DUF4142 domain-containing protein, whose product is MSKKLLLSFGIAASLACSSYALAKDQPNQAFIKKAIEGNLGEVAVGQLAQQKGASDAVKNFGRQLETDHSAANQKAMSVANTLNVTPPTEPGKEQKAVYQKLSKLSGAAFDREFIKEAVADHKKDVAEYEKESKRQNDPAASYAGETLPTLQNHLQTAQSLSSAKTQ